A single region of the Salvia splendens isolate huo1 chromosome 18, SspV2, whole genome shotgun sequence genome encodes:
- the LOC121776871 gene encoding zinc finger protein 3-like, with amino-acid sequence MCMLNAPCGVVGLRLTGVDEILKYLNNRESNEEGSPQQSSPLELKTLACNYCRRKFSTLKAPGGHQNAHKQERAQGKHHRDMVEMTSGGPPPPCGYPYYPYPNNRTLLGVRSKSMIQKPYSYHKMGENLGGFLSLGGYHNPIIIDDGETKEGESCGDQWLGLGVGDGGGDQHDASGIDLELKL; translated from the coding sequence ATGTGCATGCTTAACGCACCTTGTGGTGTGGTAGGTCTCAGGCTTACGGGTGTCGATGAAATTCtcaaatatctcaacaatagaGAATCCAATGAGGAGGGCAGTCCTCAGCAGTCCTCCCCATTGGAGTTGAAAACTTTGGCTTGCAATTATTGCAGGAGGAAGTTTTCGACTTTGAAAGCACCGGGGGGCCACCAGAACGCCCACAAACAAGAGAGGGCACAAGGCAAGCACCATCGCGACATGGTGGAGATGACGAGCGGCGGCCCCCCACCTCCGTGTGGGTACCCCTACTACCCATACCCTAACAATAGGACTTTGCTTGGGGTTAGGTCAAAATCAATGATTCAAAAACCCTACTCCTACCATAAAATGGGGGAGAATCTAGGTGGATTTCTTAGTTTAGGAGGATATCATAATCCTATCATTATTGATGATGGAGAGACCAAGGAAGGTGAAAGTTGCGGTGATCAATGGCTGGGATTGGGAGTTGGTGATGGCGGCGGCGATCAACATGATGCTTCAGGAATTGATTTGGAGCTTAAGCTTTGA
- the LOC121777714 gene encoding dr1-associated corepressor-like — MKKKLDTRFPAARIKKIMQADEDVGKIAMAVPVLVSKALELFLQDLCDRTYDITVQRGAKTVNSLHLKHCVHSYNVFDFLKEVVSKVPDYGHSDSAADVSKRRRIVASESHDCDEEPKRNIMPETCQPSSTGRGRGRGRGRGRGRGRAGAAERDLPRLEVEPGGPTNTPQSVKQEQVPSPGRPTMEDGSELKESPKEHKVTDGVSSDSRNFDLNAGVIITDDNSEKPASAATSTSTEPTPVVKNEEYPGLSEMDRMAIDPVHLAQLGSTRDEEEEDYDAEG, encoded by the exons ATGAAGAAGAAGCTCGATACCCGTTTTCCCGCT GCTCGAATTAAAAAGATCATGCAAGCTGATGAAGATGTCGGGAAGATTGCGATGGCGGTTCCTGTATTAGTCT CTAAAGCTTTGGAGTTGTTTCTCCAAGATCTTTGTGACCGTACATATGACATTACTGTGCAAAGAGGAGCTAAGACTGTTAATTCATTGCATCT GAAACATTGTGTACATAGTTATAATGTGTTTGACTTTCTCAAGGAAGTAGTCAGTAAAGTTCCTGATTACGGTCACTCAGATTCTGCTGCTGATGTGTCAAAGAGAAG GAGAATTGTTGCCAGTGAATCTCATGACTGCGATGAAGAGCCCAAAAGGAACATCATG CCTGAAACATGCCAGCCAAGTAGCACTGGCAGGGGGAGAGGAAGGGGTAGAGGAAGAGGGAGGGGACGGGGCAGAGCCGGAGCGGCAGAGAGAGACCTCCCTCGACTTGAGGTTGAACCCGGTGGCCCTACTAACACACCACAAAGCGTCAAACAAGAACAAGTCCCAAGTCCAGGAAGGCCAACAATGGAAGATGGCTCTGAGTTGAAGGAATCACCAAAAGAGCACAAAGTTACCGACGGTGTCAGCTCAGACTCGAGGAATTTTGACCTGAATGCTGGAGTTATTATCACTGACGACAACTCCGAGAAACCAGCTTCAGCAGCAACCTCTACATCAACAGAACCTACCCCTGTTGTGAAAAATGAGGAGTATCCTGGCCTTTCTGAAATGGATAGGATGGCTATAGATCCCGTTCATCTTGCGCAGCTCGGTTCTACACGGGATGAAGAGGAGGAAGATTATGATGCAGAAGGTTAG
- the LOC121775939 gene encoding protein ANTI-SILENCING 1-like, producing the protein MSQPMEHNEKTFPEPKREHVVPFSWGVRRGSINLYESFTLEGVKYSLYDTVCLRRNDQIDIGKLIRILEIDNREKRVEVVWFFKPRDIASFLGDVKPLERELFLACGEGRGLSNINPLEAIMGKCDMVCSSKDQRNPQPTEKELGSADFLFYRTFDVGRRKVLENFPSSIAGIKVDHFLNRRSSQTLGDGSECKEPLKAESPKCDFRLDARGYTSSTSSRQIKSSITDRPLARDNIKRSVQFLPASPSDIGPTKKRKLLPSSGNRSGDALFNPPTTASGEENHVKLSCIENTDLSAKKSSYLETREFTGKGLVNKQHVGTCVSHKFTEVRNQTVDALPNPPTTASGEEKHVKLSCTENTDLSARKSSYLEIREFTGKGPVNEKHVGTVISQKFSVVRNRTDDALSNPPTTASREDKKVKLSFRKNTDLSGRKSSYSKTREFTGKGPINKQVSMGISHKFSEVTRKPGMDTSKWLKLEVWAEERLNEANAKGTILVLENLDPSFAASEVEDIVWHVFRENVKAKMVPTTAFSSVRSGQALVMFKTKEAADKVMSELLNGCLVLGDGRPIIGRRRFIRKVAAAERFVGHLSVDRGRAYKQRKETRDAVATSHFSQNNTVEFEMAILWRELDEKSRRWWAALHEQQGKEIEPLMNRLKIQNM; encoded by the exons ATGTCTCAACCTATGGAACATAATGAGAAAACATTTCCGGAGCCGAAACGAGAGCATGTTGTTCCATTTTCTTGGGGTGTCAGAAGGGGGAGTATCAATCTGTATGAGTCTTTCACTCTAGAGGGTGTTAAGTATTCCCTCTATGATACTGTGTGTTTGCGGCGCAATGATCAGATCGACATTGGTAAGCTCATAAGAATTTTGGAGATTGACAATCGTGAGAAGAGGGTAGAAGTTGTGTGGTTTTTTAAACCGAGGGACATAGCTAGCTTTTTAGGAGATGTCAAGCCGCTTGAACGAGAGCTTTTCCTAGCTTGCGGTGAAGGCAGAGGTCTTTCAAACATTAACCCATTG GAAGCAATTATGGGAAAATGCGATATGGTTTGCTCATCGAAGGACCAAAGAAACCCTCAACCAACTGAAAAAGAATTGGGGTCAGctgatttccttttttatcgGACTTTTGATGTCGGCAGGCGCAAAGTATTAGAGAACTTTCCTAGCTCAATTGCTGGAATCAAAG TTGATCATTTTTTAAACAGGAGGAGTTCTCAAACTTTAGGTGATGGTTCCGAATGTAAAGAACCTTTGAAGGCCGAGAGTCCAAAATGTGACTTCA GACTCGATGCACGAGGTTATACTTCTAGCACTAGCAGTAGGCAGATAAAAAGTTCTATAACAGATAGGCCTCTTGCTAGAGATAATATCAAGAGGTCTGTGCAGTTCCTCCCAGCAAGTCCATCTGATATAGGTCctacaaagaaaagaaaacttCTACCTTCTTCAG GTAATCGAAGTGGTGATGCATTGTTTAATCCTCCAACCACAGCTTCAGGAGAAGAGAATCATGTGAAGCTTTCTTGCATAGAAAACACAGATCTCTCTGCCAAGAAAAGTAGTTATTTAGAAACAAGAGAGTTTACTGGGAAAGGACTTGTTAATAAGCAACATGTAGGCACATGTGTCAGTCACAAGTTTACAGAAGTCAGGAATCAAACCGTTGATGCATTGCCTAATCCTCCAACCACGGCTTCAGGAGAAGAGAAACATGTGAAGCTTTCTTGCACAGAAAACACAGATCTCTCTGCCAGGAAGAGTAGTTATTTAGAAATAAGAGAGTTTACTGGGAAAGGACCTGTTAATGAGAAACATGTAGGCACAGTAATCAGTCAAAAGTTCTCAGTAGTCAGGAATCGAACTGATGATGCATTGTCTAATCCTCCAACCACAGCTTCAAGGGAAGACAAAAAGGTTAAGCTTTCTTTCCGAAAAAACACAGATCTCTCTGGAAGGAAGAGTAGTTACTCAAAAACAAGAGAGTTTACTGGGAAAGGACCTATAAATAAACAAGTAAGCATGGGCATCAGTCACAAGTTCTCGGAAGTCACAAGAAAGCCTGGTATG GACACCAGCAAATGGTTGAAGCTTGAG GTTTGGGCAGAGGAAAGGTTAAATGAAGCAAATGCCAAAGGGACGATACTAGTATTAGAAAACCTTGACCCTTCATTTGCGGCTTCAGAAGTTGAG GATATTGTTTGGCATGTTTTTAGAGAAAATGTTAAGGCAAAGATGGTACCAACCACTGCCTTTTCCAGCGTACGCTCTG GACAAGCACTTGTAATGTTCAAAACAAAGGAAGCAGCAGACAAGGTCATGTCAGAGTTGCTCAATGGTTGTCTTGTGCTTGGTGACGGAAG GCCTATTATTGGTCGAAGAAGATTCATCAGAAAAGTTGCTGCTGCTGAAAGGTTTGTTGGCCATCTTAGCGTCGACAGAGGCAGAGCTTACAAGCAACGCAAAGAAACG AGGGATGCAGTGGCGACGTCACACTTCTCACAGAATAATACAGTCGAGTTTGAGATGGCCATTCTGTGGCGTGAACTTGATGAAAAATCACGGAGATGGTGGGCAGCGTTGCATGAG CAACAAGGCAAAGAAATTGAACCTTTGATGAACAGGTTGAAGATCCAAAACATGTGA
- the LOC121777961 gene encoding WAT1-related protein At5g07050-like — protein MKSGGSFFNTCKPYIAMISLQFGYAGMNIITKISLNGGMSHYVLVVYRHAIATAVIAPFAFFFERKQQPKITFPVFMQIFILGLLGPVIDQNFYYAGLKLTSPTFSCAMSNMLPAMTFVMAIIFRMEKVNIKKVIYQAKVAGTVVTVAGAMLMTLYKGPLVEMAWTAHRHSTSGSSSSSDDTSKDSSDRDWFIGCILLIIATLAWASLFILQKAALKTYSNHQLSLTSMVCGMGTLQAIAVTFVMEHDPSVWTIGWDMNLLAAAYAGIVTSSISYYVQGLVMKTKGPVFATAFSPLMMIIVAVMGSFILAEKIYLGGMIGSAIIVVGLYSVLWGKYKEDQENKHKLLLEEIPEVIKPNNHSTTTNNNNGINVAGNIEEEKAAAVAIDLPIFTAPIKPT, from the exons ATGAAGAGTGGTGGGAGTTTCTTCAACACCTGCAAACCCTATATTGCTATGATATCTCTCCAATTTGGATATGCAGGCATGAACATCATCACAAAGATATCTCTCAATGGAGGGATGAGCCACTACGTTCTAGTCGTTTATCGACACGCTATCGCCACTGCTGTCATCGCTCCTTTCGCTTTCTTCTTCGAGAGGAAACAACAGCCAAAGATAACATTCCCTGTCTTCATGCAAATTTTCATCCTTGGCCTTCTCgg GCCTGTGATTGATCAAAACTTCTACTATGCTGGTCTAAAGCTGACATCACCAACATTTTCATGTGCGATGAGCAACATGTTACCCGCTATGACATTCGTAATGGCCATAATATTCAG gATGGAGAAAGTGAATATAAAGAAGGTGATATACCAAGCGAAAGTGGCGGGAACGGTGGTAACGGTGGCCGGGGCGATGCTGATGACCTTGTACAAAGGCCCACTAGTGGAAATGGCGTGGACGGCCCACCGCCACTCCACCAGcggaagcagcagcagcagcgacgACACAAGCAAGGACAGCAGCGACCGCGACTGGTTCATCGGGTGCATCCTCCTAATAATCGCCACGCTGGCATGGGCATCCCTCTTCATCCTGCAGAAAGCAGCACTAAAAACCTACTCCAACCACCAGCTCTCTCTCACCTCAATGGTCTGCGGCATGGGCACCCTTCAAGCCATCGCCGTCACCTTCGTCATGGAACACGACCCCTCGGTCTGGACCATCGGCTGGGACATGAACCTCCTCGCCGCTGCTTACGCG GGTATAGTGACATCGAGCATATCATACTACGTGCAAGGGCTGGTGATGAAGACGAAAGGGCCGGTTTTCGCGACGGCTTTTAGCCCGCTCATGATGATCATAGTTGCGGTCATGGGATCCTTTATCCTAGCGGAGAAGATCTATCTTGGAGG GATGATTGGATCAGCTATAATCGTGGTGGGGCTCTACTCGGTGCTGTGGGGGAAGTATAAGGAAGACCAAGAAAACAAACATAAACTCTTACTTGAAGAAATTCCAGAAGTCATCAAACCTAATAAtcatagtactactactaataataataatgggaTTAATGTGGCAGGAAATATTGAGGAGGAAAAGGCAGCTGCAGTTGCAATTGATCTGCCCATATTTACTGCACCAATCAAACCAACTTGA
- the LOC121777963 gene encoding deacetoxyvindoline 4-hydroxylase-like, whose translation MSMLKIIHVDGPAMGLYLILGRHNFQYWQPNSNFDLYTNVVANWRDSLYLIMAPDPPTPQELPQVFRDPMMEFSEQAKNVGIGVFELLCEGLGLKKSHMLDMWCAKGEFLACNYYPALTFLLQDEIGGIQVLHKDRWVDVPPSPGSLLVISGDMMELITNARFKSAYHRVAAKNLGPRISVAFVFRMHVAGSGSSRLYGPIKELLSKNNPPIYREAKGEEIVVCRYAKGIEKTPLLWYFKLNNTQQP comes from the exons ATGTCAATGCTGAAAATTATACATGTGGACGGGCCGGCCATGGGCCTTTATTTAATATTGGGCCGACATAATTTCCAATATTGGCAACCGAACAGCAACTTCGATCTCTATACGAATGTCGTTGCTAATTGGAGAGACAGTCTCTACTTGATCATGGCTCCCGACCCTCCCACACCGCAGGAGCTTCCTCAAGTTTTCAG AGATCCGATGATGGAATTCTCGGAGCAAGCTAAGAATGTGGGGATCGGTGTGTTTGAGTTGTTGTGTGAGGGTCTTGGATTGAAGAAGAGTCACATGTTAGACATGTGGTGTGCCAAGGGAGAGTTTCTTGCTTGTAATTACTATCCGGCTCTGACTTTTCTGCTGCAGGACGAAATCGGGGGCATACAGGTCCTGCACAAGGATCGGTGGGTTGATGTGCCACCTTCCCCCGGATCTCTTCTCGTGATCTCCGGAGATATGATGGAG TTGATCACAAATGCTAGGTTTAAGAGCGCCTACCACAGAGTAGCGGCGAAGAATTTGGGCCCCAGAATCTCGGTGGCGTTCGTGTTCAGGATGCATGTCGCAGGAAGCGGGAGCTCCCGGCTTTATGGGCCGATCAAGGAGCTCCTGTCCAAAAATAATCCACCCATTTATAGAGAAGCCAAAGGAGAAGAGATCGTTGTGTGTCGATATGCGAAAGGAATCGAGAAGACTCCTTTACTGTGGTATTTCAAGCTCAATAATACACAACAGCCTTAA